The proteins below are encoded in one region of Shewanella putrefaciens:
- a CDS encoding glycogen/starch/alpha-glucan phosphorylase — protein sequence MSNDSELSLNPPDAKTAKSSRAKKTSTVKKAVEPCEPCDALPASFERHVRYGLSRGEGVSCELFQALALSVKEQMLDNWRQTRLDDSHFERRQVAYFSLEFLMGRALGNALLSLDLQQDSRDALSHYAVTLEALEEVEHDAGLGNGGLGRLAACFLDSCASMDLSVTGYGIRYEYGMFAQKIVDGYQVERPDRWLREGNPWEVRVPNHNVTVPFFGHTESYVDKQGRRHMTWVDTQDVLAVAYDMPVPGYRNGRVNTLRLWKAEATDDFDLAEFNQGDYTEAVARKNLAEQITMVLYPNDASENGKELRLRQQYFLSSASLQDLLKRWVHQHGHDFSDFAAKNVMQLNDTHPSIAVPELMRLLLDEYGLEWDAAWAITCHTMAYTNHTLLPEALERWPVRMMALMLPRILEIIYEINARYLDIVAHHWPGDGAKLASMSIIQDGPNPHVRMAYLAIVASFSVNGVAGLHTQLLKTGLFKDFYTLWPEKFNNRTNGVTPRRWLAHCNPALAKLLTAHLGHGWVTDLKQLTALNALTHDASFIQKWREVKQANKAQLAQMILKECGVAFDPSMLFDVQVKRIHEYKRQLLNILHVIHLYHQIQQGHTENMVPRCVLIGGKAAPGYFMAKLIIKLANNVAHMVNSDPVVAPYLRFAFLPNYNVSAMEKICPGTDLSEQISTAGKEASGTGNMKFMMNGALTIGTLDGANIEMLEEVGVENFFMFGLNAEQVGQMRCDYHPQRIIAQSSALSEVMALLKSGHFNLLEPGIFDPIIASIESQDDQWMTAADFDSYRTAQEAVAHVYKDPKLWTQMSIRNTAASGRFSSDVTIAGYRDEIWKL from the coding sequence ATGAGTAATGACAGTGAGCTGAGCCTTAATCCCCCTGACGCTAAAACGGCTAAATCCAGCCGCGCCAAAAAAACGAGTACCGTTAAAAAAGCGGTAGAACCCTGTGAGCCCTGTGATGCGCTGCCCGCGTCCTTCGAGCGCCATGTTCGTTACGGGTTAAGCCGCGGTGAAGGGGTTAGCTGCGAGTTATTTCAAGCCCTTGCACTGAGTGTAAAGGAGCAAATGTTAGATAACTGGCGCCAGACCCGATTAGATGACAGCCATTTTGAACGGCGGCAAGTGGCTTATTTTTCCCTTGAATTTTTAATGGGTAGGGCGCTGGGTAATGCCTTATTAAGCTTAGATTTACAACAGGATAGCCGTGATGCATTGAGCCATTATGCGGTCACATTGGAGGCGCTAGAAGAGGTGGAACATGATGCGGGCTTAGGCAATGGGGGCTTAGGTCGACTCGCCGCCTGTTTTCTCGATAGCTGCGCCAGCATGGATTTATCGGTAACGGGTTATGGCATTCGTTATGAGTACGGCATGTTTGCCCAGAAGATTGTCGATGGCTATCAAGTCGAGCGCCCCGACCGCTGGTTACGTGAGGGCAACCCCTGGGAAGTGCGGGTGCCAAACCATAATGTGACTGTGCCTTTTTTCGGCCACACCGAATCCTATGTGGATAAGCAGGGGCGCAGGCATATGACTTGGGTCGACACCCAGGATGTGCTCGCCGTCGCCTACGACATGCCAGTGCCAGGGTATCGCAATGGCAGGGTGAATACCTTGAGGTTATGGAAGGCGGAGGCGACGGATGACTTCGACCTCGCGGAATTTAACCAAGGTGACTATACCGAGGCCGTGGCCCGTAAAAACTTGGCCGAGCAGATCACTATGGTGCTCTATCCCAATGATGCCAGCGAAAACGGCAAGGAGCTGCGCCTGCGTCAACAGTATTTTTTATCCTCCGCCAGTCTGCAGGACTTGCTCAAACGTTGGGTGCACCAGCATGGCCATGACTTTAGCGATTTTGCCGCTAAGAATGTGATGCAGTTAAACGACACTCACCCGAGTATCGCCGTACCGGAATTAATGCGCTTACTGTTGGATGAATATGGTCTGGAATGGGATGCCGCTTGGGCCATCACTTGCCACACTATGGCCTACACCAATCACACCTTGTTACCCGAAGCCTTAGAGCGCTGGCCTGTGCGCATGATGGCGTTAATGCTGCCGCGCATTTTAGAAATCATCTATGAAATCAATGCTCGCTATTTAGATATAGTCGCCCACCATTGGCCGGGGGATGGCGCAAAACTGGCGAGTATGTCGATTATCCAAGATGGCCCCAATCCCCATGTGCGCATGGCATATCTGGCGATAGTGGCCAGTTTTTCGGTGAATGGGGTGGCGGGGCTGCATACCCAATTATTAAAGACAGGGCTATTTAAGGATTTTTATACCCTGTGGCCGGAGAAGTTTAATAACCGCACAAATGGCGTGACACCCAGGCGCTGGTTGGCCCATTGCAACCCGGCATTGGCCAAGCTGTTGACTGCCCATTTAGGCCATGGGTGGGTGACGGATTTAAAGCAACTCACGGCGCTCAATGCCTTAACGCACGATGCCAGCTTTATTCAAAAATGGCGCGAGGTAAAACAGGCCAATAAGGCGCAGCTGGCACAAATGATCCTTAAGGAATGCGGCGTCGCGTTCGACCCTAGTATGCTGTTTGATGTGCAAGTTAAGCGTATCCATGAGTATAAACGCCAGCTACTCAATATCTTACATGTTATCCACCTCTATCATCAGATCCAGCAAGGTCACACTGAAAACATGGTGCCGCGCTGTGTGCTTATCGGTGGTAAGGCCGCTCCCGGCTATTTTATGGCAAAGCTGATTATCAAACTCGCTAACAATGTGGCCCATATGGTCAATTCCGATCCCGTAGTGGCCCCCTATCTGCGCTTTGCGTTTTTACCCAACTACAACGTCAGCGCCATGGAAAAAATTTGCCCAGGCACAGATTTGTCGGAGCAAATTTCGACCGCGGGTAAAGAGGCCTCTGGCACCGGCAATATGAAATTTATGATGAATGGCGCGCTCACCATAGGCACCTTAGACGGCGCGAATATTGAAATGCTTGAGGAAGTTGGAGTGGAAAACTTCTTCATGTTTGGTCTGAATGCCGAGCAAGTCGGGCAGATGCGCTGCGATTATCACCCGCAGCGGATTATCGCCCAGTCCAGTGCTCTGTCTGAGGTGATGGCGCTATTAAAGAGTGGCCATTTTAACCTACTCGAACCCGGTATTTTTGACCCTATCATCGCCTCCATTGAAAGTCAGGACGATCAGTGGATGACGGCGGCGGATTTTGATAGCTATCGCACCGCCCAAGAAGCGGTCGCCCATGTGTACAAAGATCCTAAATTGTGGACGCAAATGAGCATTCGCAATACCGCGGCCAGCGGCCGTTTTTCTAGCGATGTCACCATCGCAGGTTACAGGGATGAAATTTGGAAGTTGTAA
- the yiaY gene encoding L-threonine dehydrogenase has translation MAAKFFIPSVNVLGQGAVDDAIGDIKTLGFKHALIVTDKPLVKIGLVGEVAEKLGQNGITSTIYDGVQPNPTVANVEAGLALLKTNECDFVISLGGGSPHDCAKGIALVATNGGSIKDYEGLDRSAKPQLPLVAINTTAGTASEMTRFCIITDEARHIKMAIVDKHTTPLLSVNDPELMLKKPASLTAATGMDALTHAIEAYVSIAANPITDACAIKAIELIQANLVNAVENGQDINAREQMAYAQFLAGMAFNNASLGYVHAMAHQLGGFYDLPHGVCNALLLPHVQEYNAQIVPDRLKDIAKAMGVDVSAMTDAQGASAAIAAIKKLSVAVKIPENLTLLGVKAEDIPTLAENALKDACGFTNPKQATHGEICQIFTNAL, from the coding sequence ATGGCTGCTAAATTTTTTATTCCTTCTGTCAACGTATTAGGCCAAGGCGCAGTGGATGACGCTATCGGTGATATCAAAACCTTAGGCTTTAAACACGCACTCATAGTGACGGATAAACCCTTAGTCAAAATTGGCTTAGTCGGTGAAGTGGCCGAAAAACTCGGTCAAAATGGCATTACCTCAACCATTTATGACGGCGTGCAACCAAACCCAACCGTGGCGAACGTCGAAGCCGGTTTAGCCCTGCTAAAAACCAACGAGTGTGACTTTGTGATTTCCCTCGGCGGCGGTTCACCCCACGATTGTGCTAAGGGTATCGCTCTGGTTGCCACCAACGGCGGCAGCATTAAAGACTACGAAGGGTTAGACCGCTCTGCCAAACCACAGCTCCCCTTAGTGGCGATTAACACCACCGCTGGCACCGCCAGTGAAATGACCCGTTTCTGCATCATTACCGACGAAGCCCGCCACATTAAAATGGCGATTGTCGATAAGCACACTACGCCTTTGCTGTCGGTCAACGATCCTGAATTAATGCTGAAAAAACCTGCAAGCCTGACGGCGGCAACGGGTATGGATGCACTGACTCACGCAATCGAAGCCTATGTGTCAATCGCAGCAAACCCAATCACAGATGCCTGTGCTATCAAGGCGATTGAGTTAATTCAGGCAAACTTAGTGAATGCTGTTGAAAATGGTCAAGATATCAATGCCCGTGAGCAAATGGCCTACGCCCAATTCTTAGCGGGTATGGCCTTTAACAATGCCAGCTTAGGTTATGTGCATGCTATGGCGCATCAGTTGGGCGGTTTCTACGATCTACCCCACGGTGTGTGTAACGCCCTGCTGCTGCCCCATGTGCAGGAATACAACGCCCAGATCGTCCCCGACCGTTTAAAAGACATTGCCAAGGCGATGGGCGTGGATGTATCTGCGATGACAGATGCGCAAGGTGCCAGTGCGGCGATCGCAGCAATTAAAAAACTGTCTGTTGCGGTCAAAATTCCTGAAAATCTGACCCTGTTAGGCGTTAAAGCGGAAGATATTCCAACCTTGGCTGAAAACGCCTTAAAAGATGCCTGTGGATTCACCAATCCAAAACAAGCGACCCATGGGGAGATCTGCCAGATCTTCACTAATGCGCTCTAA
- the malQ gene encoding 4-alpha-glucanotransferase, whose product MGLEKLLYLRGVGADFTDCFGQYIRIPETDRQGILTCMLQEKNTLASGEKGTQAQLALLSESGIAAQIHQLDAQHWTQVLPTFHWCYVDDPWLNLYLPQDYTDELTITIAYEQGEAIVFNVPFASLKPIGDYRIQHALCGEGQYIQYRLELVNGDLGLGYHGVALKLTSPLETCRQRTETPDYLTFHGTLMVAPRAAYQGVLSATLQGKRHKPWGVSVQLYSLRSDSQWGIGDFGDLEELLAFLASHGADFIQLNPLHALDIAVPEHPSPYSPCDRRRLNPLYIHLPSVPEYEHLASELTSPSWQEAIAALNRDNWLDYPKVSELKYRAFARLYGVFCEVHLAKETPRAKRFNDFVAEQGAALVEFAQAESLRSPRAIAQDEGFYLYLQFVAETQLQLCQLKAKEAGMGIGLIRDLAVGAALQGVEVQANAEQFCLNASIGAPPDPFAPQGQNWGLTPLDPVKLKQHDYRHFIELIRANMENCGALRIDHVMGLLRLWWWPLDKHLGKGAYVYYPVETLLAIVCLESQRARCIVIGEDLGLVPPDIIHRLYHGGIYSNELFYFCKGHQGFKPPEQYKSQSLMMLANHDVPTLVAWWCGSDLHLRRQLALLASDGQLDEALAAREHEKQQLVSLLIQQKLLPDSAAQDVAINELLTAWMTLGASGCSVLYSVQWCDLLGDRHAVNIPGTWLEYPNWQRRLPLSVTQAKTQGEIRQRLHNIASARQLPLRADTHLPD is encoded by the coding sequence ATGGGGCTGGAGAAGTTGCTGTATTTGCGAGGGGTTGGAGCAGACTTTACTGACTGCTTTGGCCAATATATCCGCATTCCTGAGACGGATAGGCAAGGGATTTTGACTTGCATGCTGCAGGAAAAAAACACCCTTGCCAGTGGTGAAAAAGGCACTCAGGCGCAGCTAGCCTTACTCAGTGAGAGTGGGATTGCAGCTCAAATTCACCAGCTTGATGCGCAGCATTGGACTCAAGTTTTACCCACATTCCATTGGTGTTATGTGGATGATCCTTGGCTGAACCTTTACTTACCCCAGGATTATACTGACGAGTTAACTATCACTATTGCTTATGAACAAGGCGAAGCGATTGTTTTTAATGTGCCATTTGCATCCTTAAAGCCAATAGGTGACTACCGTATTCAACATGCCCTCTGCGGTGAAGGGCAATATATTCAGTATCGCCTCGAGTTAGTGAACGGCGACTTAGGTTTGGGTTACCACGGGGTAGCGTTAAAATTAACATCGCCACTAGAGACTTGTCGTCAACGGACTGAAACCCCAGATTATTTGACCTTCCATGGCACTTTAATGGTGGCACCTAGGGCGGCGTACCAAGGTGTGCTCAGTGCCACGCTCCAAGGGAAACGCCATAAACCATGGGGAGTGAGCGTTCAGCTATACAGTTTGCGCAGTGATAGCCAATGGGGCATAGGTGATTTTGGTGATCTTGAGGAATTGCTCGCTTTTCTTGCGAGTCATGGGGCTGATTTTATTCAGCTTAATCCACTGCATGCCCTAGATATCGCCGTGCCGGAACACCCAAGCCCTTACAGTCCATGCGATCGCCGCAGGCTTAACCCTCTCTATATCCATTTACCAAGTGTGCCCGAATATGAGCACTTGGCCAGTGAGTTAACGTCACCGAGTTGGCAGGAGGCAATTGCTGCACTTAATCGGGATAATTGGCTCGACTACCCTAAGGTGAGTGAGCTTAAGTACCGCGCCTTTGCCCGTTTATATGGCGTCTTTTGCGAAGTGCATTTAGCGAAGGAGACCCCGAGAGCAAAGCGTTTCAATGACTTTGTTGCCGAGCAGGGGGCTGCTTTAGTTGAATTTGCCCAAGCTGAATCCCTAAGAAGTCCAAGGGCGATCGCCCAGGATGAGGGCTTCTACTTATATTTGCAGTTTGTTGCCGAAACCCAGCTGCAACTGTGTCAGTTAAAAGCAAAAGAAGCGGGGATGGGCATTGGACTTATCCGGGATTTGGCCGTAGGCGCAGCGCTTCAAGGGGTTGAAGTTCAAGCGAATGCCGAACAGTTTTGCCTAAATGCCAGCATAGGTGCACCGCCGGATCCCTTTGCCCCCCAAGGCCAAAATTGGGGCTTAACGCCCCTCGATCCTGTCAAATTAAAACAGCATGATTACCGCCATTTTATTGAACTTATCCGTGCCAATATGGAGAACTGCGGGGCGCTACGCATCGATCATGTGATGGGTTTATTGCGTCTATGGTGGTGGCCGCTGGATAAGCACTTAGGCAAGGGCGCCTATGTGTATTACCCCGTTGAAACTTTGCTCGCCATCGTTTGCCTCGAGAGCCAACGTGCCCGTTGCATCGTGATTGGTGAAGACCTAGGGCTAGTGCCACCCGATATTATCCACCGCCTCTACCATGGGGGCATTTACTCCAACGAGTTGTTCTATTTTTGCAAAGGTCATCAAGGTTTTAAGCCACCTGAGCAATACAAGTCCCAGAGCCTGATGATGCTGGCAAACCACGATGTGCCGACTCTGGTCGCCTGGTGGTGTGGGAGCGATTTGCACTTAAGGCGGCAGCTCGCCCTGTTGGCCAGCGATGGGCAGCTAGATGAAGCCTTGGCGGCACGAGAGCATGAGAAACAGCAGTTAGTGTCCCTGCTAATCCAGCAAAAACTATTACCGGACTCTGCGGCCCAAGACGTTGCTATTAATGAGCTATTAACCGCTTGGATGACCCTTGGTGCCTCGGGTTGCAGTGTGCTCTATAGCGTGCAGTGGTGCGATCTCCTCGGTGATCGCCACGCGGTGAATATCCCGGGGACTTGGCTCGAATACCCTAATTGGCAAAGGCGTTTACCCCTTAGTGTCACACAGGCTAAGACTCAAGGGGAGATCCGTCAACGCTTGCATAACATTGCCAGCGCGCGGCAACTGCCCCTGCGAGCCGATACCCATTTACCCGATTGA
- the glgB gene encoding 1,4-alpha-glucan branching protein GlgB translates to MMTEANAYFYDGAEVALLNGQYTDVFSLLGMHSSPDGKGLIVRCFLRNALKVEVISLKDGRKVASLDRVNEQGLFAGTLGRRVKPFLYGLRVEYPLCQLEIVDPYQFGSLLSDDDVYLFGEGSAERAYGFLGANWRYVDGIEGVHFCVWAPNAARVSLVGDFNLWDHTRHVMRQHIANGLWEIFLPNVAEGAHYKFDLVYQNGERHAKADPMATQMECAPHNASIVPPKQHHSWNDTAWMRKRAATAWHKAPMSIYEVHLGSWRRKGSNGEQFLDYQDLIEQLIPYVKEQAFTHIELMPISEYPFDGSWGYQPVGLFAPSHRFGEASGLKAFVDACHQADIGIILDWVAAHFPKDPHGLVRFDGTCLYEHEDPRKGTHPDWDTLIYNYDRGEVRSFLLSNACYWLREFHFDGLRLDAVSSMLYLDYSREPGQWLPNAYGGRENLEAIDFLQVLNQRLYQAFPGICMIAEESTAFAGVTKPTDHSGLGFGFKWNMGWMNDSLSYLGRDPIYRQYHHHQLTFSLMYAYTEQFMLSVSHDEVVHGKGSLLHKIPGDDWQKFATLRAYYGFMWGHPGKKLLFMGSEFAQRNEWNHNHSLDWHLLAFEPHQGVQHWLRDLNQLYRQMPALSVLDYDTAGFRWLDCDNGRDSIFTFVRYGLAEDAPLVFVINMTPTVHQGFRIGLPQGGDFCEYLNSDSHLYGGSDQGNAGLVVAEAQPWQGMAQSALITVPPLGCLVLGPAAGRG, encoded by the coding sequence ATGATGACTGAGGCTAATGCTTATTTTTATGACGGTGCCGAGGTGGCGCTGCTAAATGGTCAATACACGGACGTATTCTCACTCTTAGGTATGCACAGTTCGCCGGATGGTAAGGGACTCATAGTACGTTGCTTTTTACGCAACGCCCTTAAGGTTGAAGTGATAAGTCTTAAAGATGGCCGCAAAGTGGCGAGCCTGGATAGAGTCAACGAACAGGGCCTGTTTGCGGGCACATTGGGGCGGCGGGTTAAGCCGTTTCTCTATGGCTTAAGGGTGGAATATCCCCTGTGCCAGTTAGAGATAGTCGACCCCTACCAATTTGGTTCTTTGCTCAGCGACGATGATGTCTATCTGTTTGGTGAAGGTAGCGCCGAGCGGGCTTACGGCTTTTTAGGGGCGAATTGGCGTTATGTGGACGGCATTGAAGGCGTGCATTTTTGTGTCTGGGCGCCCAATGCGGCACGGGTTTCCCTGGTCGGGGATTTTAACCTTTGGGATCATACCCGCCATGTGATGCGCCAACATATCGCTAATGGCCTTTGGGAAATATTTTTACCTAATGTGGCCGAAGGTGCGCACTATAAGTTTGATTTGGTCTATCAAAATGGTGAGCGTCACGCCAAAGCCGATCCTATGGCAACCCAAATGGAATGCGCGCCCCATAATGCGTCTATCGTGCCGCCCAAACAGCATCACAGTTGGAATGACACCGCTTGGATGAGAAAGCGGGCGGCAACGGCTTGGCATAAAGCGCCTATGTCTATCTATGAAGTGCACTTAGGTTCCTGGCGCCGAAAGGGGAGTAATGGCGAGCAATTCTTAGATTATCAAGATCTTATTGAACAGCTTATTCCCTATGTGAAGGAGCAAGCTTTTACCCATATCGAATTGATGCCGATCAGTGAATATCCCTTCGACGGCTCCTGGGGCTACCAGCCCGTCGGCCTCTTTGCCCCGAGCCACAGATTTGGTGAGGCCAGTGGACTCAAGGCCTTTGTTGATGCCTGTCATCAGGCGGATATTGGTATTATTCTCGATTGGGTCGCGGCCCATTTCCCTAAGGATCCCCACGGATTAGTGCGTTTTGACGGCACTTGTTTATATGAGCATGAGGATCCCCGCAAGGGCACTCACCCCGATTGGGATACTCTGATCTACAACTATGACCGCGGTGAAGTGCGCAGTTTTTTACTGAGTAATGCCTGCTATTGGCTGCGGGAGTTTCACTTTGATGGCTTAAGGTTAGATGCCGTGTCCTCCATGTTGTACCTCGATTACAGCCGTGAGCCGGGGCAATGGTTACCCAATGCCTATGGCGGGCGGGAAAATCTTGAGGCCATCGATTTTCTGCAGGTACTCAATCAGCGTCTTTATCAAGCCTTTCCCGGCATTTGCATGATAGCCGAAGAGTCTACCGCCTTTGCGGGGGTGACTAAACCTACGGATCACTCTGGCTTGGGCTTCGGCTTTAAGTGGAATATGGGCTGGATGAACGACAGCCTAAGTTACTTAGGGCGCGATCCCATCTATCGCCAATACCATCACCATCAACTGACCTTCAGCCTAATGTACGCCTACACTGAGCAGTTTATGTTGTCCGTCAGCCACGATGAAGTCGTGCACGGCAAGGGCTCACTGCTGCATAAAATCCCCGGTGATGATTGGCAAAAATTTGCCACCTTGCGTGCCTACTATGGCTTTATGTGGGGGCATCCGGGTAAGAAACTCCTCTTTATGGGCAGTGAATTTGCCCAGCGCAACGAGTGGAACCATAACCACAGCTTAGATTGGCATCTACTGGCCTTTGAGCCACACCAAGGCGTGCAGCACTGGCTTCGCGATCTCAATCAGTTATATAGGCAAATGCCGGCGTTATCCGTGCTCGATTATGACACTGCGGGGTTTCGCTGGCTCGATTGCGACAATGGTCGTGACAGCATTTTCACTTTCGTACGCTATGGCTTAGCGGAGGATGCGCCCCTCGTCTTTGTGATCAATATGACGCCCACGGTTCACCAAGGGTTTCGCATCGGCTTACCCCAAGGCGGGGATTTTTGTGAATACCTCAACAGCGATAGCCATCTCTATGGTGGTTCTGATCAGGGGAATGCTGGCCTAGTCGTGGCTGAGGCGCAGCCATGGCAGGGGATGGCGCAGAGCGCGCTTATTACAGTGCCGCCTCTGGGCTGTTTAGTTCTAGGCCCTGCAGCGGGTCGAGGTTAA
- the glgX gene encoding glycogen debranching protein GlgX yields the protein MATEAWLTPKHHFPYELSTGSPFPLGATADEGGVNFSLFSAHATGVELCLFDDAGHSEIHRIALSEQTQQIWHGYVHGLKAGQLYAYRVYGPYEPQLGHRFNPHKLLLDPYARQLVGEYQHHRANYGYELNSSSEDLSFSTLDNAAFMPKCKVVDIRPLIAAAKESAIRPLVRRPLAQSIIYEMHLKGFTAAHPEIDDKRRGTFAGLASKPAIDYLVELGVTCVELLPVQAFFTEPFLLEKQLTNYWGYNSIGFFAPEPSYLSSAEISEFRAMVDALHSAGIEVILDVVYNHSAEGSRLGPTLSFRGIDNLSYYRLHPNDKRFYINDTGCGNTLNINHPRMLQLVLDSLRYWVEVMGVDGFRFDLAACLGREAYGFDPGSGFFDALLQDPVLCQVKLIAEPWDIGPGGYQLGNFPVAFSEWNDRYRDTMRRFWRGDHGMLPEFARRFHGSGDFFEHSGRPPAASINFLTSHDGFTLGDLVSYTHRHNLANGEDNRDGHQENFSYHYGVEGATSDPTIMAIRARQQRNLLTTLFLSQGVPMLLSGDETGRTQLGNNNAYCQDNKLNWFDWSPVGMDRELLAFTRTLIALRKRFPLLCARHFIHEQLVAQPLAPRPLATASARLDWFSRQGEQMTKSLWSESMCRSLSVVLSGDLELKGKQQALLLMVNADDNPLVFTPPTLAHLSPWQCLIHTQSDSQSGTPLDSQSSPCAGPLDAQVLPTRYLLQDRSLMLFHADLIL from the coding sequence ATGGCAACCGAGGCTTGGCTGACACCGAAGCACCATTTCCCCTATGAACTCAGCACCGGAAGCCCTTTTCCACTCGGGGCGACTGCGGATGAGGGCGGGGTGAATTTTTCGTTATTCTCCGCCCATGCAACTGGGGTCGAACTCTGCCTATTCGATGATGCCGGCCATAGTGAAATCCACCGTATTGCCCTGAGTGAACAGACGCAGCAGATCTGGCATGGCTATGTGCATGGGCTTAAGGCCGGGCAACTTTATGCCTATCGGGTTTATGGCCCCTATGAACCGCAGCTCGGGCACAGATTTAATCCCCATAAATTGTTGCTCGACCCCTATGCACGCCAGCTGGTGGGCGAGTATCAACACCATAGGGCTAACTACGGCTATGAATTAAATAGCAGTAGCGAAGACTTATCGTTCAGTACCTTAGATAACGCGGCATTTATGCCTAAGTGCAAAGTGGTGGATATTCGGCCGCTCATCGCCGCCGCCAAGGAATCGGCCATTCGGCCACTCGTTCGTCGGCCATTAGCGCAAAGCATTATCTATGAGATGCACCTTAAGGGTTTTACGGCGGCGCATCCCGAGATTGACGATAAGCGGCGCGGCACTTTTGCGGGGTTAGCTTCCAAGCCCGCCATCGACTATTTAGTCGAGCTTGGAGTGACCTGTGTTGAACTCCTTCCGGTGCAGGCTTTTTTTACTGAACCTTTTTTACTGGAAAAACAGTTAACTAATTATTGGGGTTATAACAGCATCGGTTTTTTTGCCCCCGAACCCAGCTATTTATCCTCGGCGGAGATTAGCGAGTTTAGAGCCATGGTGGATGCGCTCCATAGCGCTGGGATCGAAGTTATCCTCGATGTGGTCTACAACCACAGTGCCGAAGGCAGTCGATTGGGGCCCACCTTAAGTTTTCGCGGCATAGATAACCTCAGTTATTACCGTTTACACCCCAATGATAAACGTTTCTATATCAATGATACGGGTTGTGGAAATACCTTAAATATTAATCATCCTCGCATGTTACAGCTCGTGCTTGATTCGCTGCGTTACTGGGTCGAAGTCATGGGCGTGGATGGCTTTCGCTTCGATTTGGCCGCCTGCCTTGGGCGTGAAGCCTATGGGTTTGATCCAGGCTCAGGTTTTTTCGATGCACTGCTGCAGGACCCTGTGTTGTGCCAAGTGAAATTGATTGCCGAGCCTTGGGATATTGGCCCTGGGGGTTATCAATTGGGCAATTTCCCCGTGGCCTTTAGCGAGTGGAACGACAGATACCGCGATACTATGCGCCGTTTCTGGCGTGGCGATCATGGTATGTTGCCCGAGTTTGCCCGCCGTTTTCACGGCTCTGGGGATTTTTTTGAGCACAGCGGTCGGCCCCCCGCTGCCAGTATTAACTTTTTAACTAGCCACGACGGATTCACTCTGGGGGATCTTGTGAGTTATACCCACAGGCATAACCTCGCCAATGGGGAAGATAATCGGGATGGCCACCAAGAAAACTTCAGTTATCACTACGGCGTTGAAGGGGCAACCTCGGATCCCACCATTATGGCGATTCGGGCGCGGCAGCAGCGTAATTTATTAACCACGTTATTTTTATCCCAGGGCGTGCCCATGCTACTTAGCGGGGATGAAACCGGGCGCACCCAATTAGGCAATAACAATGCCTATTGCCAAGACAATAAGCTCAACTGGTTCGATTGGTCGCCTGTCGGGATGGACAGAGAGCTGCTCGCCTTTACTCGCACACTCATTGCCCTGCGTAAGCGTTTTCCGCTCCTGTGTGCTAGGCATTTTATCCACGAGCAATTAGTCGCCCAGCCCTTAGCACCCCGGCCCTTAGCAACAGCCTCGGCCCGTTTAGATTGGTTTAGCCGTCAAGGGGAACAAATGACTAAGAGCCTGTGGAGCGAGTCCATGTGCCGTAGCCTGAGCGTGGTCTTGTCTGGGGACTTAGAACTTAAGGGCAAACAACAGGCGTTACTGCTTATGGTCAATGCCGACGATAATCCCTTAGTTTTTACGCCCCCGACACTCGCCCACTTAAGCCCGTGGCAATGCCTCATTCATACCCAATCCGACTCGCAATCGGGCACCCCATTAGACAGTCAATCGTCCCCCTGTGCTGGGCCGCTGGATGCTCAGGTCTTACCGACTCGATACCTGTTACAGGATCGCAGTCTTATGCTGTTTCATGCTGATTTAATTTTATAA
- a CDS encoding peptidylprolyl isomerase, which translates to MKTFTGLLFASGLTFLLTACGGSSEEDSTPVIPTPDPTPPALSADICYLMDTSKGDITLAIDLTNMPITGKNFKQYVDKSFYNGTLFHRAVNNFVIQGGGFTAGLKSKPTSAPIVNEAAVGISNERGTISMARTDNPNSATSQFFINILDNSDLDASTSSYGFAVFGKVVEGMEVVDQISIVPTKTSGGFAYTPVEEIFINSVTETNCPAS; encoded by the coding sequence ATGAAAACATTCACAGGGCTACTCTTTGCGAGTGGACTGACATTCCTGTTAACAGCTTGCGGTGGTAGTAGCGAGGAAGACTCGACGCCAGTCATCCCCACACCGGATCCGACCCCACCCGCATTATCCGCCGATATCTGCTATTTAATGGATACATCGAAGGGCGATATTACCCTCGCCATTGACCTAACGAACATGCCAATCACAGGTAAAAACTTTAAGCAGTATGTGGATAAGTCATTCTATAACGGCACTTTATTCCATAGAGCCGTCAATAATTTTGTTATTCAAGGCGGGGGATTTACGGCGGGGTTAAAGAGTAAACCGACCAGTGCCCCCATAGTCAATGAGGCCGCAGTCGGCATTAGTAATGAACGTGGCACTATCTCCATGGCGCGCACGGATAATCCTAATTCTGCAACATCACAGTTCTTTATCAATATTTTAGATAACTCGGATCTGGATGCATCGACCAGCAGTTATGGTTTTGCCGTTTTTGGTAAAGTCGTTGAAGGGATGGAGGTGGTCGATCAAATAAGCATAGTGCCCACTAAAACCAGCGGTGGTTTCGCCTATACGCCGGTGGAAGAAATTTTTATCAATTCAGTGACAGAAACCAACTGCCCAGCCAGCTAA